Proteins from one Embleya scabrispora genomic window:
- a CDS encoding LLM class F420-dependent oxidoreductase — MFLSLGLPTHLVEAGADLIGAEAVMEMSRAAESAGFDAVFTTDHPFPGDRWLAHGGHHTLDPMVTLSFAAAATTRLRLHTNLFVPAYRNPYLSAKMISSLDALSGGRLILGVGAGYLEPEFAALGADYANRNDVLDDALRAMRAAWTGESVGGNTMRPRPAQDRIPVWVGGNSKRAIRRVVDLGDGWLPMPAPAGASRHLKTPGLETLADLAARLDYAREYAASVGRTDPIDITFMPRGMSMFDGDGFDPEAIVADLTEQAEAGVTGVTLTLPATTRARYLEQTAALGESVVPRVKALAVRPLLG; from the coding sequence ATGTTCCTTTCCCTCGGACTGCCCACGCACCTGGTCGAGGCCGGCGCCGATCTGATCGGCGCCGAGGCCGTGATGGAGATGTCCCGCGCGGCCGAGTCCGCCGGGTTCGACGCGGTCTTCACCACCGACCACCCGTTCCCCGGCGACCGCTGGCTCGCCCACGGCGGCCACCACACGCTGGACCCGATGGTCACGCTGTCCTTCGCCGCGGCGGCCACCACCCGGCTGCGCCTGCACACCAATCTGTTCGTCCCGGCGTACCGCAATCCGTACCTGTCCGCGAAGATGATCTCCTCGCTGGACGCGCTCTCCGGGGGCCGGCTGATCCTGGGCGTGGGCGCGGGCTACCTGGAGCCCGAGTTCGCCGCGCTCGGCGCCGACTACGCGAATCGCAACGACGTGCTGGACGACGCGCTGCGGGCGATGCGCGCGGCCTGGACCGGGGAGAGCGTCGGGGGGAACACGATGCGGCCGCGGCCCGCGCAGGACCGCATCCCGGTGTGGGTGGGCGGCAACAGCAAGCGGGCGATCCGCCGCGTGGTGGACCTGGGCGACGGCTGGCTGCCGATGCCCGCCCCGGCCGGCGCGTCCCGGCACCTGAAGACCCCCGGCCTGGAAACGCTGGCCGATCTGGCCGCCCGGCTCGACTACGCCCGGGAGTACGCCGCCTCGGTCGGCCGCACCGACCCGATCGACATCACCTTCATGCCGCGCGGGATGAGCATGTTCGACGGCGACGGGTTCGATCCCGAGGCGATCGTGGCCGACCTGACCGAGCAGGCCGAGGCCGGGGTCACCGGAGTCACGCTGACGCTGCCGGCCACGACGCGGGCGCGGTATCTGGAGCAGACCGCGGCGCTCGGCGAGTCGGTGGTGCCGAGGGTGAAGGCGCTGGCGGTGCGCCCGCTGCTCGGCTGA